A region of the Scomber scombrus chromosome 17, fScoSco1.1, whole genome shotgun sequence genome:
AGCTGAGGGCACCAGTCTAttgaaacttttaaaaaggacttaaaacatttctttttaatagatattttgtcttttaattattttctgatgttttatgctttgtttttgttgtgtttgtcttgtagcactttgagttttgctttgcaaatgtaaagtgctttataaattaaatgtattattattattattattatccaacCAGTCATTCCAAACTGAAAAGTGTAGCACTAATTAAGTAGATAAGAGTCCCATCAAGTATCCCATTGTCTATAGGTGCCTTTGCTAAGACAGCACCTAAGTACAATTCAACAAATCAAgtgtaaatcaaataaaagtatCTTACCTCTTCTGATTGGCTCCCCACAATATTAGAAGCAAGTATAACCCCCTCAGCGGGTCACTCTGATTTATTTAGTCCAAGGAGCTTGACAGAGCATCTTTTTATTACTGTAGAAGGAAGTTGCCTGTCTGCTGTATACTGTCAGCGTGTTTGACTACCGCCCCATGCCAGGTGACAGACATGAGATGAATATCATTTGGTTGAGTTTCTGGTTACATCAGGGAAGAAGAGACTCTGCTGAATAAGTAAAATGGCATATCTGTCAAGAAATTTAACAAAGAAATCTGAGGACTGACTTAACTTTTAGTGCACTGGAACTAATAGAGAACATGCTGCCATTGTGTTTGTAGAGAGGTGAGAACACATAGAACCTAGAACATGCCAggtaatataaatatttatcatgtCAAAGCTGATAATTATCTTTTCTCAAGTGGCCCAGTATTTAGTGTGTATGACTGTGCGAGAACTTGAACGTGTTAATGTATACCCAATACTAAACCTTAACTTGTCTTTATTGTGGATGTAGATTTCATGTTTAAAGACGAATAAACCCACACCCAGattgtatttaatatatttatataatatacaatacacCACAGAGGAAAGGTAAACAACAGAAAAGTATTATACATAAAATCCTAAAATAGCAGACAGGAACAGATGAGTGTACATTAAGATGCAACTGTGCAATATCTGCATAACAATAAGATTGATGATAAATCCTAGCTGTTGCTCAAAAGAGATAGGGAATATGAGGAATTAATGGGAGAGTATAGTGCAAGTTTTGGTGAACACAGACCAGCTAGTTACATAGAAATGCAGAAAATATTGACAAGctataacatttcattttctttcagactgatgttaaatgtgtttgacaTCAACTGATAAGttatttcttattaaaaaatgttttattcaactTGCATATATTAACATGTCATTGGGGTTTACAAGATATACGAACATATTTCTGACAGTCATTACATTGTGTTATTGGGTAAATCCTTCTCATGTGGTAACTCAGCAGgcttaaaaatatgaaaaatattttcaaatactTTTTGTTTCAAGACTGCATCACCTCAGGGGACACTGAATTCTGGATTGAGATACCTGTCCCAAACTTTTCatacaaacattttgacatCAATGGGTTacttaaatacaatttttaaaaaatgtaatccagTATTTCAGTTCTATAAACATCTTTctattaaacttttatttaacttcCTGGGGAAAATGGTTAATGTCTTTAAGATGCGATACTTTTCTTCTACTAGACTACATATTTTGTCATTCCTCAACCCAACCCTGTACTCTACAGCTACTAATTGTAACATGGGAAGCAACcgcaaaacattttctttatggGGTTGCTCTTGTCAAGACGTTTGGCTCTGCCAAGTTTGACAAGGGCTTCCTGTATGTGTTCATCTGTTTTCTGTACGTTGGTTTGAATGGAGGTTAACATGGGGCCTTGCTCCTCTACCAGCATGGCGATGTCCAGGAAAATCTCATGGATGCCCTGAATACGAGCCTCCAGCTCCACCAACTCCTGGTGACGTTTCTCAATCTGGGACAAAGCTGATCGAGCCGTTTTCCCTTCACTCACAACGTTGTCTGTAAAGATGTTCCACTGGCCTTTCTCAAtcatctcctccacctcctcaccTGTCACTTCACGCCCCACTATCACCATTTGCCTCTGGATCTGGGCTTTGCAGTTCTCACGATGGCTCATCTCAGCTTCATTATAGTCAAACATGGCATCGCGGAAACTATTGCTTAGGCAAGCATACTGGGTTCTGGCTACACGTGTGATGGCGGAATTTGAGCCATGCAATTCTTCTAGCTTGTGGGCTGTGCCGTCCATGTCCCGCAGATGTGACAACACGCCCTCTGCCCGAGCCTTTATATCAGCACCAATGGCGTTAGAGTCTCTTTTGATAGTGCTCATGGTGGTGATGCTGTGGAGCATGCGAGAGTTCTGCTCATTAAGCCTTTTAATCTCCAGGCGAATGAGCTGGATCTCCCTGTGGATATCTTGTGACTGTTCAAAGACCTCTTCTAGAGCAGGGCTGTTGTCGAACACGACTGCCTCATGGGGCAACTCGTCCTCCAGGTCCACATTACTGAAGGTATCTGAAACAGTGGACTCTGCATACTCCATTGGCTCCATTGGCTCCACATAGCCATTGGACATTTCTTGCAGGTGGCTCAGTCTGTCCCTCATGGTTGGGCTGGAGAACAGAAAGAGGATACAGATGTCAAGATATTTAACTCTCCTTGTCTAACATACATTTGTAAATATGGATCAGTAAAGTGAGCttactttaaaacaacattttaaaaaatatatatttttatatacacaGCACACTCCTAGGGCTGGGTACCAGTACTCACTACCTTTAAGGTATGATTTAATGCAGCGTAAGATTAGCCCACTACTGAAGCATTTACAACCCATACAGTCTGTGGTAATAATACCTCATTGTACAGTTTTGTATggttatttaataaatatttaaatgattgggcactttcaaaatgtattcatgtaaaAATCATTTGGCTGGGGAGGAGCATTTTACTGAATTTACATTGCTTccattcacatgatgggtatcaaataaagtagaaaaaaggtGTTGAATGAAGTACTCTATTGGTATTGTATCACTTTAGGGGTACTGGTTTtgatacagtttttttttttttgcatgataCCAAGCCCTACTTGTgccttttccttcttcctacaGATGTAACCTTCCCAGCAACCTGCACTGGCCTAACAGGTTCTCAAAGAATAGTTAAAGGTGTTGGTCCTCAccaaacaagttttttttaacttgtgatCTGTTCGACGTCTTTATCCAGACGTTCATCTTGACTTTAAATCAAAGTGGGGCATCGGTTTCTGCAGATACTGCACATCAGATACAGAAATATCTCTATAATTTGATGAGTActctaaaaacatttattttctgagtGAAATAAGGAAGCCAATTCTGTCATCTGAAGGGAATCAAATGTAACAAGTGTACTTCCGGCACATCAAATATTCTTAATGTTTTGTCTTACTTACATAGTTGAAAGTTGAAATCTAGaggataaaatattgaaattgtaaaatACTGAAACACAGATGTTGACTTGAGTGCCCCTGATTATCAAGTTTGAGATAAGACTACATCAACAACTGACTAAATACCATTGAAAAATAGTCTTTGATTGTATgaattgttaatgttatttgcAACTTCTCTTTCTAATggttaaaatggtttaaaactAATGGTAACAGGCTATCTAGACATGTAGAGGGTTCTTAATTGAGGGTTtatgttatatacagtatgcatggtacaaacaacacaaaatcgACATAAAGTTACTTTGACGGCTTTTAAATGAATGCCTTTGAAAAATGTAGGCCTAATTAAGTTTGTGTTAGGACCCAGGCTTTTGTCTGGTTTTATGAGTATCTATCACCAACCAAATCTCTCAAATTTTATGATAGACTCCAAGCAGGCAGGCATTGGGTTCAGGCTTATCATTTTTCCATATCACCAATTCGCCGGATTCTCTCCATTCCATTGAGGGATTGCAGCATTAAATAAAGGCTTCTTACCTGTTTTGCTGTAATCTAAACAGAACAGAAATCAAACGGTTTGCTTTAATGTGCGGTGGTGTGGCAGCAGCGGCATCCTGTCGACCGGTCCGGGCTGTGAGCAAAATAACAATGGGCTTTACATGAGTAACGCGGCTATCTATAGTGCTAAAACTGGTATTCAAGTTTGGTTTTGTTAGGAAGAGAGATTGCGCCACGCCATGCGACTGAAATGATGTGACTCAGGAATGAAACCCGGTCGGTTTTGGTCTCTGCAGTGACGCTGCAACTCAGGGGCGTCAATTGGATAGGATAGACAAGGTGTGCGCAGCTGGAGTTTATGAACCAAGTGACTGCCAGGCTGAAATGGTATGCCTCTTTTCCAGGATTAAACATGGCATAACTGTTTGAAATTGTATATGGAATCCCTGATCATGTGGCAGAGGGTCAATCACACTTATTTGTCTATTATAACCGAGTATTTTCAGTCACCAGCCAGTGTGACTTTATCTCCTGAAACATTGTCTCTGTTGAAGGGTTTAATTGTGAGTTTTGGTGGCAGTGATGACTGATGGTCCTGGAGGAGGTGACAGGGTAGGCCTATGTGGAAGACTTTCCCAGCCACGCCCAAATGACTTCCACGTGTAGgatatcttgtgtgtgtgtgtgtgtgtgtgtgtgtgtgtgtgtgtgtgtgtgtgtgtgtgtgtgtgtgtgtgtgtgtgtgtgtgtgtgtgtgtgtgtcatgagaGAGGAATACAGGCAGATCTTGATGATAGCCTATATGTCGCTAATTATGATCATTAAATCACGCCGTTACTGTCTTTGGCTCACATGTCATTTTAATTAGGTAAAAACGTATTTTCCTAGGGAGGCTAATTATAAATGCGATGTTCCTTGCATAAAGGTTATTGCATCAATTAGTATTTCTATTGTAGGCATGGAAAGTTATATTTGCATAACTGCTACAACCTTCATGTAAAGTAAAGACAAAGCATCACAGTTTAAGCTAAACAGCAGTTGTATCAAAAATCAAATCCACAAACTCTTTTgacattactttttaaaatgtttcatttaagtTTAAGGAAGGGTCTGTGTCCATGATGGTCAGTTTGGCATCAGAGTCCTCTTTTTCCTGTAGCTTCTCCATTTTCTGTCAGTGCTCCTGGGACTGCAAGCGCTTCACAAAAATCTGGGAGGTCCTGAAGTGTTTCTTGCAGACTGTATAGGAGGTGCAAGTTTGTGCTCCTTGGTGCAACAGTGGTCCATGAAGCCATTGGTGAAGTGGGTGTGACACTAATCCTGCAAGtctgcttttttctctccatctctgcttgCTCCCTGTGGCATCTCCTGCATTGGTGGCAACAGTGTGACCAGGCAGGCGTTTCTCATGTGCTGGGTCTCCATCATCCTGTGCTCTTAGGAGACCCTATTCATATGACTTAAATGTGCTGGTTGTGGCAGGTGATGCTGCAGAGATAGCAGTAGAACTTGTTGGCACCCTCCacctcactctcctctccttctctcttcgcCCTGTGGCATCTCTTCCATTCAGCTCTGCGCTTCAGCAGCAGTGCTCTTCTCCAGCAACTCAACAGCATCTGATCCAACCATGGAGCCTCCTTCCTCCAGATTGATGCAGTCTTCAGGGTGGCTGTCATCCGTGTGACATTCTGGAGAAAGAAGATCTGTGTCTGCAGTAGTGACCGTTTCAACCACACATTGTTCTTTAGGCTCCTGTGGTCCATAGGTAGAgtgggtcatccactaatcggaagaacAGCGGTTCGATCCCttcatgtcaaagtgtccttgggtgCGAttctgaaccccaaattgctcctgaaggctgtgccatcagtgtgtgagtgtgtgaatgagcgCAAGTGTAAGTGCAAGTTTTTCAATGCCAATGTACCAATCTACAACTTGTTGATTTTTTACAATGGAAACATAACCGATAGGCTGTatgacatatatacatacaatttaaactgaattttatttaattgtgagtTTATTCTTCAGTGGGACCAAAGACTCAATGTCCTGGGTTgaccccctctctcctttctgtgTCAGTATAACACGTGAACGCGCATGCTCGTAACAGAAGGCTTCTTGTGAGGCTGCTGCTTTCAAGTGTTCCTCGGACTAATCCAGTCCTTGtccatttataataataataaacagattcTGTAACAAAATGCCCAAGTGATCCCTTAAATAGTTACGTAACAGTGCTTTAGCACTGGAATGGATTGTGAACAATGGTATATGTACCCTATATACGTACAATTGGTATTGAAATTAATACAGTCTCCTATTTTTCTGTTCAATATGTGCTGTGAGATGCAGGCTATTACATATTTTTCACGTCCTGACTGTAAACAATCGGTTGATATATGTACGCCTATACGTCTCTCATCTTTCTTGTGGGATTCACCATATTCACGTGTGCCGAGCTCATGATAGTGAAATTTCCGACAGTCCCTGAAGACACCGTACCCCATCAGGACCCAGTCTGAACTCAACTTTCTTCTCGCTCTTGCAGGGGTTGATTCTCTCGCCGGCTGCCACCAGAGAACAAACAGAAGCCAAGTTAACAAACTACGAGTCAAATCTTCAAAGAAACGACCATGAAACTGTCCATAATTCGCAGTGCTTGTGGCAGTCTGCGGATACATCAAGCCCGGCCAGGATGCAGGGTGAGCGGCTTGTCACGGAGATGCCCGCCGGTCTCAGCTGCCAGCGGCCGGTTGATAGTCAGAGCTGCGAGCGCTACAACCAGCAGCGGCACCAGCCCGAAATTAGCTGTAAACTTTGGGAAACAATCCCAAAAAGAAGACGGGTTGGAGTGCGACAGTAGTTTGAGGTAAGGAGGAAATGTGTACCCCAAACCTTATGTGTCCAAACATCACTCAATTGTCACTCAGCTGTCTTTGTATGATAGTTTTGTTAAATAAAGACACAGTTGAGTGGTATTTTACTGAGTCTTTAAGCTAACTGGTTGTAGTCGGTATTTCCTGTTTCATCGGCGTTTTGGCTAGCAGCCAGTTTTGCACGTGTATCCGATTATCATCAGAGGGTCTCCAGACAGCTGATGTAACTCTGCTCCTTTGTTGCTAAACACACGGTTAAAATGCTTATACAAAGTAAAGTTAAAACCCAATTTGAgcgaatgtgtgtgcatgcagataGGCCTTTTTATGTATGATTTCTACTGTATGTGATAGTCTAAATGTTTCATAATAGCCCTCACTGTCAAAGGCTACCGTGCGGAATGTAGTAAAGGAATGATCATGATAAGCTAGTGGTGGACTATGTTTAcattattccccccccccccccccccccccccccccccccccccccgccatttgcatttagtttataaaatatgtatcCATGAGCCAGTCATTTAGTTGTAAAAACTATGATAGGAAGCTTAATTTGTTAATTTgatttggttagggttagggttaacgaTTGAGTCTTGTTTGACTTGTATGTTGAAGCCATGTGTGGTAACTGTGGGCCTTAATGACTGAATGAACATTGTTGACcagtt
Encoded here:
- the stx11b.1 gene encoding syntaxin-11b.1 — protein: MRDRLSHLQEMSNGYVEPMEPMEYAESTVSDTFSNVDLEDELPHEAVVFDNSPALEEVFEQSQDIHREIQLIRLEIKRLNEQNSRMLHSITTMSTIKRDSNAIGADIKARAEGVLSHLRDMDGTAHKLEELHGSNSAITRVARTQYACLSNSFRDAMFDYNEAEMSHRENCKAQIQRQMVIVGREVTGEEVEEMIEKGQWNIFTDNVVSEGKTARSALSQIEKRHQELVELEARIQGIHEIFLDIAMLVEEQGPMLTSIQTNVQKTDEHIQEALVKLGRAKRLDKSNPIKKMFCGCFPCYN